A stretch of DNA from Planctomycetota bacterium:
ACTCGTTTGACCACCGCACACTCGGAAATCAATCGGGGCATGATGCTTCCTCACGAATGGTTGATCAGTCGGGACAATCCCGGCTGCTCTTTTCCTGCCGTGATGAGCCGTGCCTCGCCGCGCCATGTCTGGCGTCGAGCCTGGTCGCCAAACGCCGGCCATAGGATATCGGTGGACGATTGGCCGGTCCACAGTGGCGGCCGAGGATAGATTCGGCATCGCGATTGGGCTCCCGCGCTGAAGGCGCTTCGGGATGGCACGCGGTCTCGTCCGCCGGCCAGGCTTGGCGAAACCCGACAGGATTTCGCGCGGTGGGAGCGTGGGGTCTCCGGCCGGCGTCGACCGCGGAATCGGAGGGTACCCTCCCTGGTGGCCTGACTGCGTCAGCACAACTCCGCCGATCCCGCGGCTTTCGGAGTTGTGCTTGTGCTGACGTCGCCGGCGTTACGATCGGCGAGTCGAGGACCGCCGGCTCGGCGTCCGCCTGGCCGGCGTCGCCGCTGGCTCCGCCTGGGTGGCTGCCGCCTCGCGAGCGATCGAGAGGGGCGCGGCTCGCTCCTCTGCCGACAGACCGGCCAGGAGCCGGAGGAGGTCGACGACGTCGCCAGCGGCGCCGGGTGTGCCGGGTAGCGTGCCGGGTGGTATGCTTGATGGCGGCTTTGCTGGCGAAAACGCGGTTTCTTCGACTCCCCGTGGGGGTAGTCGGGTCGCAGTCAGCCAGCCGTATCCTTCGCAAACGCGGGGGATACGGCTGTTTTTTCGGGGTGACGGCTCCAGAGCAGCGAAGAAGAGGCGGAGTTAGCTCCGTCCAAGCGGGCCCCAGGTGTGGAAGCGGTGCGGAGATCCCCGGGAGTTCGTCGAGGCTGTTTGGCAACTTACCGAGGAGCGATCGCTCTTCGAGAGAGCCAAGCAGGAGGCCGCCGAGTGGATCGAGTGGTCGCTGGGTGTCGTCGATGCCTGCGACCCGCTCGCCGTCGGCATCCATTGTTTCCAGAACGCGTCCGGAAGCACCGGTACGTGGTTACCCACAGCGGCAGCATTTTCCTGCAACTACTTTGATTTGCATTCTAGAAATATACCGTGGGTATATCCAGCGAATCAAAACTGAAGTCCATTGTCCATTCCCTGCCGCGGCATGGCGTCGTCACCCGGTCTGCGCTGGCTGCTTTCGGGGTGACTCCGCAACACACTCAGAAGTACGTGGCCAGCGGCTGGCTCGAGTCGGTCGGGGTCGGGGTGTTCAAGCGGTGCGGTGATTCCCCGACCTGGCAAGGTGGGCTCCACGCGCTCCAGACACAGGACGGACTGGCGGTCCACGTCGGCGGTCTCACCGCCCTTGCCGCCGAGGGTGCCGGTCAGTTCGTGCGGCTCGGGCGGGAGCAGGTGTGGCTGTTCTCGGCGCCAGGCGTGCGACCGCCTCTCTGGTTCCGGCGGCACCACTGGTCGGGAAAGGTGACGCATGTGACTTCGAAATTCCTGCCCGCCAGCGCCGCTGTCCGCACGCGTGATTTCGGCGGCTTCTCACTCGTGGCTTCCGCGCCGGAACGGGCGATCCTCGAATGCCTGCTCTTGGCACCGCAGCGGATGGATCTGGTGGAGACGTACGGACTGGTCGAGAATCTGCGGACGCTACGGCCTCAGGTGATGCAATCGCTCCTGGAGGCATGCTCCTCGGTCAAGGTGAAGAGGCTCTTCATGTTCTTGGCCGAGCGGGCCGGGCTTCCGGTGGTGGCCAAGCTCGCGCGAAACCGGATCGATCTTGGCAAAGGCGCCCGCAGCATCGTCCCCAAAGGCGGTTACGTGGCGAAGTACGAGATCGTCGTGCCGCGGGCGCTGGGGGAAGAATGAACGATGCGTATCAGGCGCAGGTGCGGCTGATGCTGGATCTGCTGCCACTGGTTGCCGAAGAGGCGGCGTTTGCGTTGAAAGGCGGCACCGCGATCAACTTCTTCGTCCGCAACATGCCCAGACTGTCTGTCGACATCGACCTCACCTACCTGCCGTTGGACGATCGCGCTGCATCGTTGGCCGGCATTTCCGAGGGGCTGGCACGAATCAAAGCCCGGGCCCATGACCGGCTGCCGGGAACGCGAGTGACCCTCGTGCCCCAGAGCGAACACATGGCGGTCAAGGTGCACTGCCAGCGGGGCAGGGCACGAGTGAAGATCGAGGTCAATCCGCTCCAGCGGGGCTCGCTATGGCCCGTCCGACAGCTTGCCTGCACCGATGCTGTTCAGGAGGCGTTTGAGTCGTTCGTCGAGCTGCCGGTCGTGTCGCATGCCGACCTCTTCGGCGGCAAGTTATCGGCGGCGCTGGACCGACAGCATCCCCGGGACTTGTTCGACGTTCGACACCTGCTCGACGCAGAGGGTTTTGGTGGCGACGTCCGAGCGGGCTTGCTCGTGAACGTCATCGGCCACCGCCGACCGATCGTGGAGCTCTTGGCGCCGGAGGCCAAGGATCAGCGGAAGACCTTCGAGGGCGAGTTTTCAGGCATGACGCTGTTGCCCTTCGACTACGCCGGTCATGAAGCTACCTTCGTTGAACTGATCGGGTTGGTTCACGCGTCGCTGACTGACGCGGATCGCCGATTTCTCCTCGGCTTCGAGGCGGGTGATCCTGACTGGTCGCTGTTTACGGTGGCGGGAGCGGACCGGCTCCCGGCCCCGCGCTGGAAACTGCTCAACATCCAGAAACTACGGTCGGAAAACCGGGCGAAACATGCGGCAGGGCTGCGGACCCTGGCCCAGGTGCTTGGCATGCCCGCGGGATGACCGTGTGGAACGACGTGATGGCGCGCCTGCCTCCCAAACCATGGCCAGCCGGCCAGGGCCAGGTTTGGGAGACGACCTGCGAGCGATCGCGAGTCCGGGATTTCACCCGCCGCCGGCGGCGTGCCGCATGAGGCTCACGAGGGCTTGGCGTTGACCATCCGGGAGATCCGCGAGGAGTCGAACCAGGTCTCCGAGATCGGGGGCCACCCGCCGTGGTCCGGAATTTGGTCCGGAATTTTCCTCGACTGCGGTACCTCCCGAGGATTCTGCAATAAGTCGACTCCCCGTGGGGGTACTCGGGTCGCAGTCAGCCAGCCGTATCCTTCGCAAACGCGGGGGATACGGCTGTTTTCTTTCCGGGTGACCCTCGACGCGACCGGCATCTGGCGGCATGAAAAGCTGCCATCGAGCCCGCGGTATCCTACACATCGGGGAAGCACGTCCTGGGCTGTCGGTGCCGTGGCGCGATGGCCTGAACCACCGACCTCGACCGGAGGATCTGAACCATGCGCGTCGTCGAATGGCTTGCCGGAGGACTCGTCGTGGCCGGGATCGTTGCCCTGACGACGGCGATGGCCGACGAGCCTGCCACCGCGGCGAAGGGCGCGACCAAGGCGGCGGCCAAGCCCGCGCCCGTGAAGCCGACCCGGATCATTCCGCTGGTCGTGGTCGCTCCGGGGGAGACGAAGACGGTCCTGTTTTCCTGCGAATGTCCCGTCGGCGTGACCCGCGGGGGCGGGCTGGAGCTGTCGGCGATGACGAGCGGCGAAGACACCGCGCCGGTCGGCACGACCTCGGCCGACGGCGATACGTTTCGCCACGCGGGCGTCACGGTCTCGGTGCCCGACGATGAGGAGGCCAGCGGGCTCGACAAAAAACTGCGCTCGCGGGCGCTTGTGGCTCTGGCCAAGCGGCGGCCGGTCGTGCCGGTGACGGTCAGCGCCGAGCCGGGGACGGCACCGGTGGCGATCGACCTCCACCTCGTCGACGCGACTTGCTCGGGCCACTGCCACACCGACTTCACCGTGGTGGTCGAAGCGCCGGTGGAAGCCGGTCAGTGAACGGCGGGCGACGGCGATCCTGCCAATCGAGGCGGTTGTCGCGCCCGCGTGTCAGGCGCACCGCGTCGCGGTCCGGCTCGCGATCCACCCAGCCGCCACCGCCGCCGCCGGAACTGCAAGCAGGATCGCCCCCGCCGCGAGGATCGCCGCGCTGGCCGGCTCGGCGTCGGTCCGCGACCGTCCGGAGAAGGTCTGGATCAGCGAGTAGACGAGCACGAGCAGCGTGCCGGCGGTCGCCAGCGTCACGATCTGCCGGCGGCGCCGCGGCGACATGCCTGCCCGTGCGGCCCCCCAGGCCAGTACGGGCAGCCACTGCAGTGCGTGGATCACGCTCCCGTGGGGAAACTTCGGCACCCCGGCTGCACCGTAGCGCTCCGGCTCGAGACCCGCGGCGACGCGCACGTCGCCATGGACGCTCACCCAGATCCCCAGCGCGCAGGAGACGACGAGAAACAGCATCCCCGCGCGGGCGGCCAGGCGGGCGTCGGGCTCGAGATCGACCCCTTGGAGGAACAGCCGGATGCACAGGTCGACCGCGATCGCCGACACGAACAGGATCAGGATCCCCATCGCGTCGTAGAGGATCGAGTCGAGTGGAGTCGTGCGGTTGAAGTGACTCGCCACGCCGCGCCACCGCTGCAGGTCGATGAGGGCCACCTCGACGACCAGTGCCGCGGCAGTGAGCCGCGCCAGCACGGCGTCACCGCGCCGCCAGGGGAGCTTCGACCAGACCCAGGCCAGCGACAGGCTCGTGAGGCCGCCGGAAATCCCGAACAGGATCGGCTTCCGCCACGAGACCGCCCCTTCCCAGGGCCCGCCGAGGGCTCCCCAGACGGCGACGTGGGCCAAGCCGCTGGCGACGAGCACGACGCCCCATGTGGCCAGTGCCCGCGCCCGCGGCTCGCGCCACCAGACCGGCTCACAGACAGGGGGCGACGACATGACCGCGAGTATCGGGCGCGGGATCGTCTACCGCCAAGCGGTGGCGGTCATGGCGATTCATGGGATGTGTGTCACGCGAGACGTCGGGACGCCGGGCCAGGATTTCCAAGGCGTCCGGGTGGGCGATCCGTTCGGGTGCCGCCGAGGCACCGGGCGGGAGGTGACGCCCGGTCGAGTCGCCGCCGGTCCTGCTGCGGCCCCTTTCCGTCGTGGGACCGAGCGGGTGAACTGTCGGACGCCACTCCGCGAGGGAACACGCTCATGATCCAGTCTCGACAGGTCGCCGGCGACGGCGTGCGGCTGACGCTGTTCGAGTCGGCGACCGATGCCGAGCGTGCGATCCTGTTGCTCCATGGCGTCGGCCGCCGGTTCGGGTCGTTCGCGCCGCTCCTCCCCCATCTCCTCCCCCGCTGGCGGATCGCCGGACTCGACCACCGCGGCCACGGGGCCTCCGACCGGGCCGCCGACGGCTACCGAGTCGTCGACTACGCCGCCGATACCGTGGCCGTCGTCAGCCATGAGTTCTCGGCGCCCGTGATCCTCCATGGTCACTCGCTCGGGGCCTTGGTGGCGTTGGCCACCGCGGCGGCCGTACCCGCGCACGTCGCCGCCGTCGTCCTCGAGGATCCCCCCGGGCCGTCGTTCGTCGCGGGCATCGCCCACACCGGCTACCACGCGCTGTTCGAGCTGTTCCGGGAGCACGCCGGC
This window harbors:
- a CDS encoding nucleotidyl transferase AbiEii/AbiGii toxin family protein codes for the protein MNDAYQAQVRLMLDLLPLVAEEAAFALKGGTAINFFVRNMPRLSVDIDLTYLPLDDRAASLAGISEGLARIKARAHDRLPGTRVTLVPQSEHMAVKVHCQRGRARVKIEVNPLQRGSLWPVRQLACTDAVQEAFESFVELPVVSHADLFGGKLSAALDRQHPRDLFDVRHLLDAEGFGGDVRAGLLVNVIGHRRPIVELLAPEAKDQRKTFEGEFSGMTLLPFDYAGHEATFVELIGLVHASLTDADRRFLLGFEAGDPDWSLFTVAGADRLPAPRWKLLNIQKLRSENRAKHAAGLRTLAQVLGMPAG
- a CDS encoding alpha/beta fold hydrolase, which encodes MDAHPDPQRAGDDEKQHPRAGGQAGVGLEIDPLEEQPDAQVDRDRRHEQDQDPHRVVEDRVEWSRAVEVTRHAAPPLQVDEGHLDDQCRGSEPRQHGVTAPPGELRPDPGQRQAREAAGNPEQDRLPPRDRPFPGPAEGSPDGDVGQAAGDEHDAPCGQCPRPRLAPPDRLTDRGRRHDREYRARDRLPPSGGGHGDSWDVCHARRRDAGPGFPRRPGGRSVRVPPRHRAGGDARSSRRRSCCGPFPSWDRAGELSDATPRGNTLMIQSRQVAGDGVRLTLFESATDAERAILLLHGVGRRFGSFAPLLPHLLPRWRIAGLDHRGHGASDRAADGYRVVDYAADTVAVVSHEFSAPVILHGHSLGALVALATAAAVPAHVAAVVLEDPPGPSFVAGIAHTGYHALFELFREHAGSRLAVADLARELAEARMPFPGGGAPRRLGDVRDAASLRFTARCLADADPAVFAPLFDGSWLAGLPWQATLTAVRCPVLLLRADMALGGMLPADDAESIERHVGDLTRIECRGVGHTIHGQAPELLARFLLPFLEALGDEGR